The Sporichthyaceae bacterium genomic interval TGGGTCGCCGACCTGGACGAGGTGCGGTTCGACCTCACCCTGAAGGGAAAGCACTTCGCGCCGCTGTGGGACACGATGTTCCACGGCTACTACGCCACCGGCGAGCACGGCCAGTTCTACTGCCACACCGAACAGGTGATCGTCGCCGAGGGCACCTTGACCTGGAAGGCCGACGGCAGGGAGCTGCCGTTCTCCGGGTTCGGTTGGCGGGACCGCGGGTGGGGTCGGCGCAAGACCCAGTTGATGTGGAACACCGGCTGGGACCTGGTCTCCGCGGTGCTGCCGGACGACAGCGTCTTCTCGTTCATCGCGTTGCGCAGCCACGAACTGCCCGAGCCGGCGCCGATGCCGGTGGCCGGGTGGTACTCCGACGCAACCACGCTCACGCCGCTGGTCGGCGGTTACTACCACAAGGAATCCACCGCCTGGCCGATGGCTTATCACCTCGAGTTCGAGGACGGACGAACGGTCACCGGCGAACTGGTCAAGCCGACCGGTCGGCTCGCCCTGCACCTGCAGGAGGCCGAGCACCGCCCGGACGTCCCGAACATCACCCCGACCATGCAGGACTACTACGCCGTGTTCCGCGACCCGGACGGCAAGCAGTACTCGGTTTTCACGCAGAACGGTTATATGCACAAGGTCGACGTGTTCCGCGACGCCCAGTTCATTCGAGCGGGTGTTCTTCCTCGCAAGTCCTGACCGACGAGTGCTCGACACACCGGGAGGCAGACTCGTGACCATCGCACCGGAACGGCCGTTCTCCGCAACGGAGGCCGCCCGTCCTGAAAACCCGAACGTAGTGACCCGCAAGGTGGTCCCGATCAAGTGGTGGGCCGCGCTCGGCGCGGGCGTTGTCGGCATGATCATCTACTGCTGGACCGACTGGATCGCCGTCGGGGACGCGCATCCGGCCCCCAAGGACGGGCACGCGCCGGGCTGGATGGCGCTGACCGACCACATCTTCGAGGGTGTCGTCGCTGCTCTGCTGCTGTTCACGATCTATCAGTTCGGCTGGAAGCAGTGGCGCGTGCAACGGCGCATCACGCTGGACGGCCTGCTCATCATGGCGATGACGAGCGTCTACATGCTGCAGGACCCGTGGGAGAACTACTCCGCGGTTGTCTACAGCTACAACAGCCGGTTCGTGAACCTGGGTTGCCCGCAGTGCCACGTCCCCGGCTGGCTTTCCCCGGGCGGGTCCGGGAAGCACCAGTTCGTCGAGCCGCTGATCTTCATCGGCCTGATGTACGGCGGCGTGCTGGTTCTCGGCATGGTCGGGATCTGCAAGGTCATGAGCATGGCCAAGAAGCGGTGGCCGGCCATCGGCACACCCGGCCTGATAGCGGTTGCGTTCAGCGCCGCGCTGATCCTGGACCTGATCCTCGAGTTGCCCGGTGAGCGCGGCGGCGGCTGGGTCTGGTGGTACCCGGCGAACAACCATCTGACCCTGTTCTACGGGCACTACTACCAGATGCCGCTGGGCGAATGGCTGTTGTGGAGCGGCTGTTGGGGCTCGATGGGCATGCTCCGCTACTTCCGCAACGACAAGGGCGAGACGTTCCCGGAACGGGGCCTGGACAAGCTCAAGGTCACCGGCTGGAAGCGCTCGGGCGTCCGTTTCCTGGCACTGTCCGGCGCGCTGAACCTGGCGATGCTCTGCTACAACGTCTCCTACAACTACGTCGGGCTGCACTCCGGAACCACCATCCCGGCGATCTGCAACGCGCCCTGGTACAACGACGGCATGGCCGGCGTCGGGACCGACATCCACTGCCCCGGCCCGGGCATCCCCATCCCGTCGCAGCAAGGCAACGGGTATCACCTCACCCCGGACAACAAGCTGGCAACGCCGTCCTGACGTGACGTCAGATCCTCGCAACCCTCTAGCCCCGGAGGGCGGCCGGCGTAGGTCCGGCCGCCCTCCGGACCATTTCGCCAGGAGCCGCCGCGGTGCCCGCACCCGACATCGACGTGGTCGTGTTCGACATCGGCGGGGTCCTGGTGGCCAGTCCGTTGACGGAGTTCGGCCGGTTGGATGCCGAGTACGGGCTCATCCCCGGTACGGCCATGGGCCTGTTCCGGGGCGGAGGTCTGTTCGAACCGTGCGAGACCGGCCGGATGCCGTTCAGCACGTTCTGCGAGCACGCGGTCGAACAGATCCGAGCGGAGCAAGGGATTTCGGTCCCGGCCGCGCGGTTCGCGGCGATGATGGCCGCGATCATGGGCGACCAGGTCGAACCCGTGATTCACGCGCTGGTCCTGCAACTCAAGGCCGCCGGGTTTCGCATCGGGTTGTGCTCGAACATCTACTCCGATCTGGACGGCTGGATCCGGTCGATGTTCCCGCCGGGCACGGTGGACGTGCACTGCCTGTCCTACGAGGTGGGCCTGCGCAAGCCCGACGCGGCCATCTATGCGGCGTTGATCGAGCGGTGCGCCTGCCCGGCCGAGAACATCGTGTTCATCGACGACTTCGTGGAGAACGTAGCCGGGGCCGGCGACGCCGGACTGCTCGCGATCCGGTTCACCGACGCCGCGGCACTGCGCGAAAGCCTTGCCGAGTTGCGAATCGTCCCAGCCTGAGTCCCACCGCGGCTCAGCGCAGGCAGAACCCGGCATCCACCGGCAGCGTGACACCGGTGACGTAGCGGGCCTCGGCCGAGCACAGCCAGATGATCGCGTTGCTGATGTCGATCGGCTCGATCAGGTGCACCGGCAGGGCGTTGCGCAGTCGGGGACGCATCTCCGGGTGCTCGTCGAGGTAGCCGCCGAAAGCCTCGTTGAGCACCATCGGCGAGGCCAGCCCGGTCGGGTGCACGGTGTTCACCCGGACGTTGTGCTCGGCCAGGACCGTTGCCCAGCCGCGCATCAACCCCACCACGCCGTGCTTCGCTGCCGCGTAGCCCATGCTGCCGGGACTCCCGTCGGCCAGGCCGGTCAGCCCCGAGGTCGAACTGGTGATCACGATGCTGCCCCCCTCGCCCTGTTCGATCAGGGTCGGGATCACCACGTCGACGGTGTGGAAGACCCCGGTCAGGTTGACCTCGACGGCGTCGAGGAACGCCGCCACGGTGCGGCTCTGCTCACCGACGATCGGCAGGACCCCTGCATTGGCCACCACGAGGTCGACCCGACCGAACGCCGCCAGCCCGTCGGCCAGGCAGGCCGCCACGGCATCGCGGTCGCGGACGTCGCCGACCCGCGCCACGATCTCGCCACCGGCTGCCTGCACCTGCGCGACCGTGCGCTCCAGATCTTCCTTGTCGGACAGGGGATAGCCGACGGAGTCGATCCGGTCGCACAGGTCGAGGCCGATGATCCGGGCGCCCTCGGACGCCATCCGGACCGCATGGGACCGGCCCTGGCCCCGGGCCAGACCGGTGATGAACGCGACCTTCCCGGCGAGCCTCTGACTCACGGCAGCAGCCCGGACTCGCGCGCCAACCGGGCCAGTTCGGCGCGGGACCGCAGCCCGACCTTCTGCTGCAGTCGCAACCGGTAGGTCTCCACCGTCCTGACCGAGAGCGTCAGCATCTGTGCCATCTCCGTGTTCGTGTAGCCCAGCGCGAGGTAACGCAGGATCTCGGCCTCGCGTTCGGACAGGCCGTGGGTCATCGACACCGACGGCTTGCCGACACCGTTCGGCCCGGGATCGGTCTGGGCGTCGATCAGCGCGGCGCCCAGTGTCGGATGGACGTAGCGGTGTCCGGCGAAGACCTGGTGGACGGCGTCGAACAGTTCGACGTCGGCCGCGGCCTTGAGCACGTAACCGGCCGCGCCGGCCGCGAATGCCTCGCGCAGGTAGGCCAAATCGTCGTGCATCGTCAGCACCAGCACCCGGGTGCCCGGGCTGACCGCCGCGATCCGCGGGATCGCGCCGATCCCGCTGCCGTCGGGCAGAGTGACGTCGAGGACCACGACGTCGGGCCGGTGCTGCGCGCAGGCCCCGACGACGTCGGCCGAGGTGCCCACGTCGGCCAGAACCAGCAGATCCGGGTCCTCGCTGAGCACCCGGCGCAGGCCTTCGCGGACGACCCGGTGGTCGTCGCAGATCACCAACCTGATCGGATCGGTCACCGGCTTACCCTGGTTCGCGCGCGCGAGTCGGAGGTGGCGTGCACTGTGACATTGATTCCCTCACTGCGCTCGGTCATCCAGGCACCTCCAGCGGAACCTCCAGCACTACGGCGGTGCCCTGACCGGGTGCCGACGTGACGCGCACCGTGCCACCCACCAAGGCGGCGCGCTCGTGCACTCCGCGCAGCCCAAGGCGTTCGCTGCCGTTGCCCATCGTGAAACCGCGACCGTCGTCCTCGATCAGGATGCGCAACCGGCGCCGGTCGGCCCCGATCACCACGCTGCACCGGCATGGTCCGGCGTGCCGGGCCACGTTGGTGAGGCCTTCCTGAATCACCCGGTAGGCAGCGGTCTCGACGTCCGGCGGCAGCCGCTGGCCGTCGTCGACCCCGACGGTCTCCAGGTCCACCTCGACGCCTGCTCGGGGCGCCGCCACCAGTTGGCGCACCGCGGCCAGCAGACCCATGTCGTCGAGCACCGTCGGTCGCAGCTCGAACGCCAACCGGCGCACGCTGTCCAGGCCACCGGTGACCAATGTCCGCAGGTGCTCGGTGCGGGTAAGCACCTCCTGCCAGTTGCCTCCGCTCAGCGCCGCGTTCTCCACCAGGCGCACGCCCAGCAGCACCGAGGTGAACGCTTGGCCGATCTCGTCGTGCAGGTCGCGGGAGATTCGCGTGCGTTCGGCCTCCGCCGCCGCCAGGACCTCCGCGCGGGTCGCCCGCTCCAACCGTTGCCGACTCAACGCCGCCCCGGCCAACGCGACGAGGAACCGGGTGAGCCGTTCCTCGGCCTCGCCGAACAGGTTCGGCACCCGGTCATGTGCGATGAGCAGGTAGCCGCCGCAGTGGCCGTCGACGGTCAACGGGGCGCACAATGCCGAACGCGCCGCGGCCGGCACCAGGGCATGGATCGGCGTCGACTGGCGGTCGGCCTCCAGGTCCAGGACGGTGGGCGCCCCGACCTCGGCCAGCCAGTCCACAGCCTGCCGCACCGCGTCCTCGACGCCGCCGGCGGGATCGGGACCCTCGACCGCGAAACCCACCTGCGCGTATTCGGCCCGCAGCAGGGAGATGGCCGTTGCACTCAGGGCTTCCTGGACGGCATCGACGTCGTCGGCGGCGGCCAGCAGCGCACCGGCCTCGAGCAGCGCCTGGAACCGGTCGGCCAGACCCGCCGGGGGCGGGATCAGGTCGCCGTCGCCGCCCGGTGCGGGTTGGGACGCAGGCCCCGTCAGCGCGTCGGCCATGCCGAAGCGGTCCGCCTCGCGGCGGGTCTCGGCCAGCTCCGCCCAGGCCTCCCGCCGCAGCGCGTCGGCCGCGGCGGCCCGCAGCAGTCGCCGGGCCCGCCGGGACCGTCCACCGAGCGCCGCGACCAACGCCTTCTCCCGCAGGGCATGCGGGCGGTCGTTGGGGTAGACGCGGGCGTAGCGCGTGGCCCGTCGGGTGGCGCGACGGGCGGCGCGCAGCGCGCGGCGACGCCCGCCCGGCAGCAGTTCGCCCTCGATCCGCTCGCGGTGCACCGTGGCCAGCCAGGCGAACACCGGGACCAGGTAGGTGTTGGTCGGGCGGGCCTCGCGTACCGCCCGGCCGGCCTGCTCGAGCAGATCGAGCGCACCGGAGAGGTCCCCGTCGTGGCGCAACCGCAAGGCCTCGGCCTGCAGCCCGGCGACCCGGGTCTCCAGATCCGGCCCACGCAGCAACAGCTCCACCGCCGGCGTGGGAACCCGTTGCCGGCCGCCGGTGGACTTGGCCAGCACCTCCAACGCGGTCACCTCGGCGTTGGCGTCGCCGACCTCCAACCCGATCCGGTGCACCCGGCGCGCCTCGGCCGCGGCCTCGCGCAGGCGGCCCGTCCGGTAGAGGCACAGCGCGCGGTTGCGGGCCGCGAATCCTTGCTCCCAACGGTCTCCGACCCGGGAGAGCACGCGCAACGCCTGCGCGGCCGAGACCTCACCGTCGGCGTAGCGGCCCGCGGCCAGCAGCACGCAGGTGCGCATGCTCTGCGCGTGGCCCTGGGCCCGGATGTCGTGATGGGCCACCGCGAGTTCGTTGCTCAGGTCGACGTAGCGCAGGCCGCGGCCGGAGAGGAACGGGAACGTCAACGCCAGTGCCCCGCCCCAGACGCTGTAGGCGTGCACGAGTTCGCGGCTGTTCGGGCAGCGTTCCGCGACGTTGACCTGACGCACCATCAGCCACAGCGTCTCGACGCGCCGGGCGTGGAACCAACGCGGGTACTGCAGTTGGGTGTACAGGTGTGCGACCAACCGGTCGCGGGCCGAACCGCCTCCGACTTCGGACCGGCGCTGCGGACGCACGCGGCGGGTCATCCGTCGCAGCAGTTCGACGGCCAGCCGGATCCAGACCGCCACCCGGGCGTGCGGCACCCGTTCGCCGAGCGCGGTCAGGCCCGCCTCGATATGGGTCTCGGCCCGGGCCAGGTCGTCCTGTCGGAAGGCCACCTCGCCCAGATGTCCTTGTGTGGTGGCGATCTGCACCTGGTCGTCGGCGAAGGTCAACGCCCGGGTGAAGCGCGCGGCCGCGGCGTCGTAGCTGCCCCGCAGCACGTGGATCTGGCCGAGCGCCGCGTGGACCCGGTAGCGCTCCTCGCGGGTAGCGGCGGCGAATCCGCGTTCGGCGATCTCGTACTGCCGGACCGCGAGCACCAGGTCCTGCCGCGCCCGGGCGGCTGCGGCCGAGGACAGCGCGTGCGGGAAAGCCCGCTCGGGTTGGCCGGCGGCGTCGAAGTGGTAGGCCAGGTCGAAATCCGGCGGCGCCTGCGCGCTTTCGAGCAACTCCGCGGCGGCCCCGTGCAGGGCGGCCAACCGGTCCTCGGTCAGCCCGCCCTGCAGGGTCGCGCGGACCCGGTCGTGGATGAAGGCCAGCACGCCCGGTTCTGGGCTCCAGACCAAGTTGCGTTCCAACGCCTGCACCGCGGCGGTCGCTGTCTCCTCCGGTGCCTGACCGGCCAACTGTGCGGCATGCGCGACGGTGAAGCGGCGCCCGAGCACCGCGCCGGACTCCAACAGACGACGGGTGCCCGGCGCCAGCAACTCGATGCGCCGGGAGAGCACCCCGGCGGCCTCGGTGGAGGCCTGCCAACCGTCCGGGACGGCGTCGAAGGCCCACGCTCCGCGCCGACCGGTCAGCGCACCGCCTTCGACCAGTCCGCGCAGCACTGCGGAGACCAGCAGCGGCTCCCCGTGCGAGAGGCCGACGACGACCTCGGTGACGCCGGCGGGCACAGCGCCGGCCATCGAGGTGATGATCGCGGCCACCTCCGGCTCGGCCAGCGGGGGCAACGCCCGCAGTTCGGCGCCGGTGAACGCGGTCGGCGGGACGGTCCGCGAACCGGCCTCGGACCGCATCGCCACCACCAGAGCCACGTGCGTCGAGGCGTCGTCCGCCACACCGCGGGAGGTCCACGCGGACAGCACCGAGACGGTCAGGTCATCAGCCCACTGGCAGTCGTCCAGGACCACCAGCGCCGGCCGGCCGGGCCGGCCGAGACTGGCCAACAACGCGACCAGTGCCGCCACCGTCTGGCTCTCCGAGTGCACGCCCGGCCACGCGGTGGGCGAGCGCCGCGGGTCGAGGACCTCGGCCAGTTCGGGCAACAACTCGCACAGCGGGCCACTGTGCCCGGCCAGTCGCGTGCGCAGTGCGCCGGCCAGTTCCAGGTCGGTCGCGGCCTGCTCGACAATGCCCTCGGCGACGCCGGACAACACCTGCAGCGGCCGTTGGCCCGCGCCCTCCACCCCTTGCCCACGCAGGATCAACACGTCGGTCGCGCCGGGATGGCGGCAGAGTTCGTCGAGCAGACCGGTCTTGCCACCGCCGCTGGCCGCGGTGAGTACCACCGTGCGCGGTGTGCCGTGCCGGGCGTCCTCCAACCGTCCGGCCAGCAATCGCAGCTCCGCCTCCCGCCCGGTGAACGAGGGTTCGTCCAGTGCGCTGGGTGCCGGCATCCGGCGCGGACCGAGCATCAGCGCGGGTTCCCGTTCCCCGGCGGCGATGTCGGCGATCAGACGGATGACGTCGGTCATCACCCGGTCGGCCCGGTCGTAGCGATCGTCGGGGTCGGCGGCAAGCAGCGCGGCCAACAGCTCGTCGACGGCGCGCGGGGCCGTGATTCCGCGACTTCGCAGGGTGGGGACGCGGATCGACAGCTGCCGGCGCAACGTCTCCCGCAGGTCGGCCCCGCGGAACGGCTGAGTACCCGTCAGGCACTCGAGCACGACGACGCCGAGGGAGTAGAGGTCGGCCCGCCCGTCGACGCGCCGGTCGATCGCGCCGAGCATCTCCGGGGCGCTGTAGGCGTGGTTGTTCGCGCCGCCGCCGGGCCCGGCCTCGGTCTGCAGCCGTGGCGCGAGCAGCGTCGCCTGGGTCAGCCCGTCGCACTCGGTCAGCAGCACGTTCTCCGGAGACAGCGCCCCGTGGACCCGGCCCCTGGCGTGCAACGGGACGAGGTGGTTGAGCAGATCCCGGGTGATGTCCAGGGTCGCGCCGAGTCCGAGCGGGCCCCGGCCCAGTCGCTCCGCCAGGCTCACCCTCGCGAACGGAGCGACCGCGGCGAGGGAATCGCCGCGGTGCGCCGCGCTCGGGTAGGGGTCGGCGGGGCTCACCTGCCAGGGCCCTCCTCCCGGTGCGACCGTTGGGTCGCAGGGAAGGGACGCTACTCCGTCGCGGGTCAAGGTCGCCCGTCTGCTCGCGGCACCTCGACGTCCTGCACCCAGAGCTCGGACTCCTTGACCGGCTTGCGCTCGTGGTCGGCAAAGCTCGGCGCGCAGCAGATCAGCAGCGTGTTTCCGTTCGGCCCGCCGAGCGTGCACGAGAACAGGCCCATCCCCGGCGGTGCCTTGACCTCGTCGACGATCTTGCCGTCCGGGGACACCCGCAGTGCGCGGCCCATCCAGGCGTCGGCCACCCAGACGTGGTTCTCGGCGTCCAGCACGCAGCCGTCGGGGGCGCACTCGAGCTGGATGAGGGTTTCCATCGAGTCCCACGAGGGTGCCTTGCCGAGCTGGGCGACAACACGCTTGCCGCTCAACGAGCCGTCGGCGCTGATGTCGAACGCGGTCAGCCGGGAGCCGAAGGTCTCCGCCACGATCAGCGTGTTGTTGTCCGGGCTGACGATCAAGCCGTTCGGGAAGTCCATCTCGGTCGCGACGACGGTGACAGTGCCGTCCGGGTCGACTCTGGAGATCGCTCCGCGGGCGGGCTGCTCGCCCTCGAACAGGTTGAAGCCGAAGGTGCCGACCCAGGCACGCCCCAGCTTGTCGACGACCATGTCGTTGGCGAAGCTGACGGTGCCTGGACGCAGGTCCGCGTAGTTCGACACCGATCCGTCGGCGTTGGCCTTCATCACCTGGGTGTCCTTCATGGACACCACCAGCATCGTGCCGTCCGGCAACCAGCCCAGGCCCGAGGGCTGATTGGGCACTGTCGCGACGATCCGCGACTCGCCCTCGGGAGTGACCTGATGGACGGCGGGGCCGTACAGGTCGGAGGAGTACCAGTGGCCGTCGTGCCACCGCGGGCCTTCGAAGAAATGACCGTCTCCGACGAGCTTCTCCATGGTCGTTCCTCTCGTTTGTGATTGACCGTCAGGACCTGGGGCGGTTGAGCGCGACGCCGCTCACTGTCGGACCCCTGCGGGATTCGCCGGGAAGACGTCCTGCCAGCGCGAGCGGCGCGCGGCATGGTGGCCGAGGCACTCGACGAACCCGGCCACCCGCGGGTCGTCGGTCTGCACCAGCCGGGCCAGGGTGCGTCCGGTCAGGGCAGCCACCGCACAGCGCAGGTCCTCCTGCTCGCGCAGGGTCAGATGCGGGTCCAGCGACCGGGCCTGCAGGGAGTTGAGCAGGTCCAGGTCGGCCTCATCGAGGTTGGTTCGGTGGATCAGGCCGAGCAGGTCGTCGATCTCGGTGCCGACCTCGCGGGGGCGCACCGAGAGCTCCAGCGCGCAGGCCCGAAGCAGCTTGGCGGCCGCACGCACCTCGCCACGCAGCTCGCCCGGCACCGCCCCGGCGACTTCGGCATCGAGGAAGTCGGCGACCGCCTCGACGGTGCTCAGACCGTCGATCATCGAGTGCCGCCGCTCATCCCGACGACAACCGGCGCCAACTCCTGCGCCAGCTGGTCGGCGATCCAGATCCCGGCCCGGCCCATCAGCAGCAACGTCGGCCGCGGG includes:
- a CDS encoding spirocyclase AveC family protein; this translates as MTRKVVPIKWWAALGAGVVGMIIYCWTDWIAVGDAHPAPKDGHAPGWMALTDHIFEGVVAALLLFTIYQFGWKQWRVQRRITLDGLLIMAMTSVYMLQDPWENYSAVVYSYNSRFVNLGCPQCHVPGWLSPGGSGKHQFVEPLIFIGLMYGGVLVLGMVGICKVMSMAKKRWPAIGTPGLIAVAFSAALILDLILELPGERGGGWVWWYPANNHLTLFYGHYYQMPLGEWLLWSGCWGSMGMLRYFRNDKGETFPERGLDKLKVTGWKRSGVRFLALSGALNLAMLCYNVSYNYVGLHSGTTIPAICNAPWYNDGMAGVGTDIHCPGPGIPIPSQQGNGYHLTPDNKLATPS
- a CDS encoding HAD-IA family hydrolase produces the protein MPAPDIDVVVFDIGGVLVASPLTEFGRLDAEYGLIPGTAMGLFRGGGLFEPCETGRMPFSTFCEHAVEQIRAEQGISVPAARFAAMMAAIMGDQVEPVIHALVLQLKAAGFRIGLCSNIYSDLDGWIRSMFPPGTVDVHCLSYEVGLRKPDAAIYAALIERCACPAENIVFIDDFVENVAGAGDAGLLAIRFTDAAALRESLAELRIVPA
- a CDS encoding mycofactocin-coupled SDR family oxidoreductase, which encodes MSQRLAGKVAFITGLARGQGRSHAVRMASEGARIIGLDLCDRIDSVGYPLSDKEDLERTVAQVQAAGGEIVARVGDVRDRDAVAACLADGLAAFGRVDLVVANAGVLPIVGEQSRTVAAFLDAVEVNLTGVFHTVDVVIPTLIEQGEGGSIVITSSTSGLTGLADGSPGSMGYAAAKHGVVGLMRGWATVLAEHNVRVNTVHPTGLASPMVLNEAFGGYLDEHPEMRPRLRNALPVHLIEPIDISNAIIWLCSAEARYVTGVTLPVDAGFCLR
- a CDS encoding AAA family ATPase codes for the protein MSPADPYPSAAHRGDSLAAVAPFARVSLAERLGRGPLGLGATLDITRDLLNHLVPLHARGRVHGALSPENVLLTECDGLTQATLLAPRLQTEAGPGGGANNHAYSAPEMLGAIDRRVDGRADLYSLGVVVLECLTGTQPFRGADLRETLRRQLSIRVPTLRSRGITAPRAVDELLAALLAADPDDRYDRADRVMTDVIRLIADIAAGEREPALMLGPRRMPAPSALDEPSFTGREAELRLLAGRLEDARHGTPRTVVLTAASGGGKTGLLDELCRHPGATDVLILRGQGVEGAGQRPLQVLSGVAEGIVEQAATDLELAGALRTRLAGHSGPLCELLPELAEVLDPRRSPTAWPGVHSESQTVAALVALLASLGRPGRPALVVLDDCQWADDLTVSVLSAWTSRGVADDASTHVALVVAMRSEAGSRTVPPTAFTGAELRALPPLAEPEVAAIITSMAGAVPAGVTEVVVGLSHGEPLLVSAVLRGLVEGGALTGRRGAWAFDAVPDGWQASTEAAGVLSRRIELLAPGTRRLLESGAVLGRRFTVAHAAQLAGQAPEETATAAVQALERNLVWSPEPGVLAFIHDRVRATLQGGLTEDRLAALHGAAAELLESAQAPPDFDLAYHFDAAGQPERAFPHALSSAAAARARQDLVLAVRQYEIAERGFAAATREERYRVHAALGQIHVLRGSYDAAAARFTRALTFADDQVQIATTQGHLGEVAFRQDDLARAETHIEAGLTALGERVPHARVAVWIRLAVELLRRMTRRVRPQRRSEVGGGSARDRLVAHLYTQLQYPRWFHARRVETLWLMVRQVNVAERCPNSRELVHAYSVWGGALALTFPFLSGRGLRYVDLSNELAVAHHDIRAQGHAQSMRTCVLLAAGRYADGEVSAAQALRVLSRVGDRWEQGFAARNRALCLYRTGRLREAAAEARRVHRIGLEVGDANAEVTALEVLAKSTGGRQRVPTPAVELLLRGPDLETRVAGLQAEALRLRHDGDLSGALDLLEQAGRAVREARPTNTYLVPVFAWLATVHRERIEGELLPGGRRRALRAARRATRRATRYARVYPNDRPHALREKALVAALGGRSRRARRLLRAAAADALRREAWAELAETRREADRFGMADALTGPASQPAPGGDGDLIPPPAGLADRFQALLEAGALLAAADDVDAVQEALSATAISLLRAEYAQVGFAVEGPDPAGGVEDAVRQAVDWLAEVGAPTVLDLEADRQSTPIHALVPAAARSALCAPLTVDGHCGGYLLIAHDRVPNLFGEAEERLTRFLVALAGAALSRQRLERATRAEVLAAAEAERTRISRDLHDEIGQAFTSVLLGVRLVENAALSGGNWQEVLTRTEHLRTLVTGGLDSVRRLAFELRPTVLDDMGLLAAVRQLVAAPRAGVEVDLETVGVDDGQRLPPDVETAAYRVIQEGLTNVARHAGPCRCSVVIGADRRRLRILIEDDGRGFTMGNGSERLGLRGVHERAALVGGTVRVTSAPGQGTAVVLEVPLEVPG
- a CDS encoding SMP-30/gluconolactonase/LRE family protein; amino-acid sequence: MEKLVGDGHFFEGPRWHDGHWYSSDLYGPAVHQVTPEGESRIVATVPNQPSGLGWLPDGTMLVVSMKDTQVMKANADGSVSNYADLRPGTVSFANDMVVDKLGRAWVGTFGFNLFEGEQPARGAISRVDPDGTVTVVATEMDFPNGLIVSPDNNTLIVAETFGSRLTAFDISADGSLSGKRVVAQLGKAPSWDSMETLIQLECAPDGCVLDAENHVWVADAWMGRALRVSPDGKIVDEVKAPPGMGLFSCTLGGPNGNTLLICCAPSFADHERKPVKESELWVQDVEVPRADGRP
- a CDS encoding response regulator transcription factor produces the protein MTDPIRLVICDDHRVVREGLRRVLSEDPDLLVLADVGTSADVVGACAQHRPDVVVLDVTLPDGSGIGAIPRIAAVSPGTRVLVLTMHDDLAYLREAFAAGAAGYVLKAAADVELFDAVHQVFAGHRYVHPTLGAALIDAQTDPGPNGVGKPSVSMTHGLSEREAEILRYLALGYTNTEMAQMLTLSVRTVETYRLRLQQKVGLRSRAELARLARESGLLP